The following proteins are encoded in a genomic region of Emys orbicularis isolate rEmyOrb1 chromosome 19, rEmyOrb1.hap1, whole genome shotgun sequence:
- the TRAPPC5 gene encoding trafficking protein particle complex subunit 5: protein MDSRFTRGKSAILERSLTRPKTEVSLSAFSLLFSEIVQYCQNRVYSVSELQNKLSELGQQVGARILDVLVMREKNGKRETKVINILLFIKVTVWKALFGKEADKLEQANDDDKTYYIIEKEPLINTYISVPKENSTLNCASFTAGIVEAILTYSGFPAKVTAHWHKGTTLMIKFDESVIARDKALDGR, encoded by the coding sequence ATGGATTCACGCTTCACTCGTGGGAAATCTGCCATCCTGGAGCGGTCTCTGACCCGGCCAAAGACGGAGGTCAGCCTGAGCGCGTTCTCTCTGCTCTTCTCCGAGATAGTCCAGTACTGTCAGAACCGGGTTTACTCCGTCTCAGAGCTGCAGAACaagctctctgagctgggccagcAGGTGGGAGCTCGCATCCTGGATGTGCTGGTCATGCGGGAGAAAAACGGCAAGCGGGAGACCAAGGTCATCAACATTCTCCTCTTCATCAAGGTGACGGTGTGGAAAGCCTTGTTCGGAAAGGAGGCGGACAAGCTGGAGCAGGCCAACGACGATGACAAGACCTACTACATCATCGAGAAAGAGCCGCTGATCAACACGTACATCTCAGTGCCCAAGGAGAACAGCACGCTCAACTGTGCCTCCTTCACAGCTGGCATCGTGGAAGCCATCCTCACCTACAGTGGCTTCCCTGCCAAGGTGACGGCCCACTGGCACAAGGGCACCACCCTCATGATCAAATTCGACGAGTCCGTCATCGCGCGAGACAAAGCCCTGGACGGCCGCTGA